A single Halobellus ruber DNA region contains:
- a CDS encoding DUF7405 family protein — protein sequence MDDGGADTSRRDVLKAAVAAGGASALSACLEFAEDEDPVPTGPDDRSSLPARQHAWNDRVRTDDHGNTLLPRHQVLLYLSLSESGPPGESDRRAVEGVLRTLDRAYERSHDGLLFSIAYSPRYFDRYEASLPASIDLPEPQALSPFESPEFDRQDALLHLASDRAEVVLAAEAGLTGAEATVNGVAMEHTLIDTLEVVDRRTGFVGAGMPAERQDGLEGIPSSNPVPEASPLFMGFIAGFRQNQASEDYVTLADGPFAGGTTKHVSNLRMRLEDWYGEQSYDDRVAELFSPVHAEQGLVEGVGENLGDDNGVTPEIVDSIREHAREFARVGHAQKAARANRDDEGRVRTLRRHFESTDDDEASLHFPSLQRKMTTFEEVRRAMNGTDLADEPAIRQRVNNGILEYIFVKRRGNFLVPPRSLRALPTPDGRVPGLER from the coding sequence ATGGACGACGGCGGAGCCGACACCTCGCGCCGGGACGTGCTGAAGGCCGCGGTCGCGGCCGGCGGCGCGTCGGCGCTGTCCGCGTGTCTCGAATTCGCCGAGGACGAGGATCCGGTTCCGACGGGGCCCGACGACCGCTCGTCGCTGCCGGCGCGACAGCACGCCTGGAACGACCGCGTTCGCACCGACGATCACGGCAACACGCTGCTGCCCCGGCACCAGGTGCTGCTGTACCTCTCGCTTTCGGAGTCGGGCCCGCCCGGGGAGTCCGACCGGCGGGCGGTCGAGGGCGTCCTCCGGACGCTTGATCGTGCCTACGAGCGGAGCCACGACGGACTGCTGTTCTCGATCGCGTACTCGCCGCGGTATTTCGATCGGTACGAGGCGTCGCTGCCGGCGTCGATCGACCTCCCGGAGCCGCAGGCGTTGTCGCCGTTCGAGTCGCCCGAGTTCGACCGGCAGGATGCGCTGTTGCACCTTGCGTCCGACCGCGCCGAGGTCGTACTGGCGGCGGAGGCGGGGCTCACCGGTGCGGAAGCGACGGTCAACGGCGTGGCGATGGAGCACACGCTCATCGACACCCTGGAAGTCGTGGACCGCCGAACCGGCTTCGTCGGCGCGGGGATGCCCGCCGAACGGCAGGACGGCCTCGAGGGGATCCCCTCGTCGAACCCTGTGCCCGAGGCGTCGCCGCTGTTTATGGGGTTTATCGCCGGCTTCCGGCAGAACCAGGCCTCCGAGGACTACGTCACGCTCGCCGACGGCCCCTTCGCGGGCGGCACCACCAAACACGTCTCGAACCTCCGGATGCGGCTCGAGGACTGGTACGGCGAGCAGTCCTACGACGACCGGGTCGCGGAACTGTTCTCGCCGGTCCACGCCGAGCAGGGGTTGGTGGAAGGCGTCGGCGAGAACCTCGGCGACGACAACGGGGTGACGCCGGAGATCGTCGACTCGATCCGCGAGCACGCCCGGGAGTTCGCCCGCGTCGGCCACGCCCAGAAGGCCGCCCGCGCCAACCGCGACGACGAGGGGCGGGTCCGGACACTGCGCCGACACTTCGAGTCGACCGACGACGACGAGGCGAGCCTCCACTTCCCGAGCCTCCAGCGGAAGATGACGACGTTCGAGGAGGTCCGGCGGGCGATGAACGGCACTGACCTTGCCGACGAGCCCGCGATCCGCCAGCGGGTGAACAACGGCATCCTGGAGTACATCTTCGTGAAGCGGCGGGGGAACTTCCTCGTCCCGCCGCGGTCGCTGCGCGCGCTCCCGACGCCGGACGGGCGGGTGCCGGGGCTAGAGCGATAA
- a CDS encoding MFS transporter has product MRQEPQHAPVTRRGTRLRLAVGVWCVLLSQVFLYPGIEDVVVALGGEATVAAGMWFLVAEFAAFVAFASVWGAASDALGRRMPLAAGGAFGGAAGYLVLAAAPTLGLPFAAVLVVRVVGGAATIGAFSLSITALADLAGGNGRNMGAAGIAIGLGAALGSVIGGRLADADPLYPLYAAAATLAAVGVLFLTVPEDELGSDRLHPGDALRGLRRQPVLAVPYAFGFIDRMTAGFFALVGVFYFRTTFGLDAAGAGLALAAFFVPFALLQYPAGMLSDRIGRAVPVVAGSVCYGLGIVAVGVAPALWLAVAAMVVVGMLGALVAPATMALVTDVATTETRGAALGGFNVFGSLGFLAGFLIGGLATSTAGYLAAFLAVGLSEVAIAVLAARAVWRLSGGPDGTGHASARPAE; this is encoded by the coding sequence ATGCGCCAGGAGCCACAACACGCGCCCGTGACTCGCCGCGGGACACGGCTCCGGCTGGCTGTCGGCGTGTGGTGCGTCCTGCTCTCGCAGGTGTTTCTCTACCCCGGGATCGAGGACGTCGTCGTCGCGCTCGGCGGCGAGGCCACCGTAGCCGCGGGGATGTGGTTCCTGGTCGCGGAGTTCGCGGCGTTCGTGGCGTTCGCGAGCGTGTGGGGCGCCGCCAGCGACGCCCTCGGCCGCCGGATGCCGCTGGCCGCGGGCGGGGCGTTCGGCGGCGCGGCCGGCTACCTGGTGTTGGCCGCCGCGCCGACGCTCGGGCTCCCCTTTGCCGCCGTCCTCGTCGTCCGGGTCGTCGGCGGCGCCGCCACCATCGGGGCGTTCTCGCTGTCGATCACCGCCCTTGCGGACCTCGCGGGCGGCAACGGCCGGAACATGGGCGCCGCAGGCATCGCGATCGGACTCGGGGCGGCGCTTGGATCGGTGATCGGCGGTCGGCTGGCCGACGCCGACCCGCTGTACCCGCTGTACGCTGCGGCGGCGACCCTCGCCGCGGTCGGGGTGCTGTTCCTGACGGTGCCGGAGGACGAACTCGGCAGCGACCGGCTCCACCCCGGCGACGCGCTCCGGGGGCTGCGCCGACAGCCGGTGCTCGCCGTGCCCTACGCCTTCGGGTTCATCGACCGGATGACGGCGGGCTTTTTCGCGCTGGTCGGCGTCTTCTACTTCCGGACCACCTTCGGGCTCGACGCCGCGGGGGCGGGGCTGGCGCTTGCGGCCTTCTTCGTGCCGTTCGCGCTGTTGCAGTACCCCGCCGGGATGCTGTCGGACCGGATCGGCCGCGCGGTTCCGGTCGTCGCGGGCTCGGTCTGCTACGGCCTCGGGATCGTCGCCGTGGGGGTGGCACCCGCGCTGTGGCTCGCGGTCGCGGCGATGGTCGTGGTCGGGATGCTCGGCGCCTTGGTCGCGCCCGCGACGATGGCGCTCGTCACCGACGTCGCGACGACCGAGACCCGCGGCGCGGCGCTCGGGGGGTTCAACGTCTTCGGTAGCCTCGGCTTCCTCGCGGGCTTTCTGATCGGCGGCCTCGCCACGTCGACGGCTGGCTACCTCGCGGCGTTCCTCGCCGTCGGCCTCTCGGAGGTCGCGATCGCGGTGCTTGCCGCGCGGGCGGTGTGGCGGCTCTCCGGCGGTCCGGACGGAACGGGTCACGCGTCGGCCCGGCCGGCGGAGTGA
- a CDS encoding aldo/keto reductase → MEYTTLGDTGTTVSKVCLGCMSFGDPDWREWVLGPEAGQELIDRAIELGVNFFDTANLYSLGGSERVLGDALAEYDRDKFVVASKVFHPMDEEDPNSQGLSRKAVEQELDNSLDRLGMDTLDLLQIHRWDYDTPIERTMRTLDAAVDRGKTRYLGASSMWAHQFAEAQHIADREGLTPFSTMQNHYNLLYREEEREMLPLCDEQNVGVIPWSPLARGRLARPHEEAQATTRGETDQHAIRHPYLEGGGPDVNERVEELAAEKGVKMAQIGLAWLFEKEIVDAPIVGTTSVEHLEDAVEALSIDLSDSEVEYLEEPYRPVRVAGHE, encoded by the coding sequence ATGGAGTACACGACCCTCGGCGACACCGGCACGACGGTCTCGAAGGTCTGTCTCGGCTGTATGAGCTTCGGGGACCCCGACTGGCGGGAGTGGGTGCTCGGCCCGGAGGCCGGCCAGGAGCTGATCGACCGCGCGATCGAACTCGGCGTGAACTTCTTCGACACCGCCAACCTGTACTCGCTCGGCGGGTCCGAGCGGGTGCTCGGGGACGCCCTCGCGGAGTACGACCGTGACAAGTTCGTGGTGGCGTCGAAAGTGTTCCACCCGATGGACGAGGAGGACCCCAACTCCCAGGGGCTCTCCCGGAAAGCCGTCGAACAGGAACTCGACAACTCCCTGGATCGACTCGGGATGGACACGCTCGATCTCCTCCAGATCCACCGGTGGGATTACGACACGCCGATCGAGCGGACGATGCGAACCCTCGACGCCGCCGTCGACCGTGGAAAGACGCGGTATCTGGGCGCCTCATCGATGTGGGCCCACCAGTTCGCGGAGGCCCAGCATATCGCCGACCGCGAGGGGCTGACGCCCTTTTCGACGATGCAGAACCACTACAACCTCCTGTATCGGGAGGAGGAACGCGAGATGCTGCCGCTGTGCGACGAACAGAACGTCGGCGTCATTCCGTGGTCGCCGCTGGCGCGCGGTCGCCTCGCGCGCCCCCACGAGGAGGCGCAGGCGACGACGCGGGGCGAGACCGACCAGCACGCCATCAGACACCCGTATCTCGAAGGCGGCGGCCCCGACGTCAACGAGCGAGTGGAGGAACTCGCCGCCGAGAAGGGCGTGAAGATGGCACAGATCGGGCTGGCGTGGCTCTTCGAGAAGGAGATCGTCGACGCACCCATCGTCGGCACCACGAGCGTCGAGCACCTCGAAGACGCCGTCGAAGCCCTCTCGATCGACCTCTCGGACTCGGAGGTCGAGTACTTGGAGGAGCCCTACCGACCGGTACGGGTGGCCGGGCACGAGTAG
- a CDS encoding bactofilin family protein has product MPRQQRRVVVALLAVLVVLGGLPTVAVAQQSGTDGPASETSGAVVRIDENETFDGSLDATAGAVVVAGTVDGDVSARAGSVLVTETGRVTGDLEAAAGSVILEGTVDGDIVVSAAALEFREGATIGGALDAGVANARLAGSVGSDAAVDATTLTVTPTATVDGSLTYRSEDATIADGAAISGEVTRDEDLEVASPGAFGGGSGPDLPSIPPWVGAVYSALSSLLLGVILLLAMPNFGGRVAEVGTTRPLRSGGIGLLTLVGTPVALLILFVTIVGIPLSFVGVLVFGAVLLAASVYGAFVTGTWLLSLGDYRNRWAALVAGVAAVAVLGRIPIVGGLAQFAVLLLGLGALAAALYELRGADDGADAEDVGADQATLAE; this is encoded by the coding sequence ATGCCACGCCAGCAACGCCGGGTGGTCGTCGCCCTCCTCGCGGTTCTCGTGGTCCTCGGCGGCCTCCCAACGGTCGCGGTCGCACAGCAGTCCGGCACGGATGGCCCTGCGTCCGAGACTTCGGGCGCGGTCGTCCGGATCGACGAGAACGAGACGTTCGACGGCTCGCTGGACGCCACCGCGGGCGCGGTCGTCGTCGCCGGAACGGTCGACGGCGACGTCTCCGCCAGAGCCGGGTCGGTCCTCGTCACCGAGACGGGCCGGGTGACCGGCGACCTCGAAGCCGCCGCCGGCAGCGTCATCCTCGAAGGCACCGTCGACGGCGACATCGTCGTCTCGGCCGCGGCGCTGGAGTTCCGTGAGGGAGCGACGATCGGCGGGGCCCTCGACGCGGGCGTCGCGAACGCCAGACTCGCGGGATCGGTCGGCAGTGACGCCGCCGTCGACGCGACCACCCTCACGGTCACCCCGACAGCCACCGTCGACGGGTCGCTGACCTACCGGTCCGAGGACGCGACAATCGCCGACGGCGCCGCCATCTCGGGCGAGGTGACTCGCGACGAGGATCTCGAAGTCGCGAGCCCCGGCGCGTTCGGCGGCGGCTCCGGCCCGGACCTGCCGTCGATCCCGCCGTGGGTGGGCGCGGTCTACTCCGCGCTGTCGAGCCTGCTTTTGGGCGTGATCCTGCTTCTCGCGATGCCGAACTTCGGCGGCCGCGTCGCCGAGGTCGGGACGACGCGGCCGCTCCGGAGCGGCGGAATCGGGCTCCTCACGCTCGTCGGAACGCCGGTCGCACTCTTGATCCTGTTCGTGACGATCGTTGGGATCCCCCTGTCGTTCGTGGGGGTCCTGGTTTTCGGCGCCGTCCTGCTCGCGGCGTCGGTGTACGGCGCGTTCGTGACCGGAACCTGGCTGCTGTCGCTCGGGGACTACCGCAACCGGTGGGCCGCGCTCGTGGCGGGCGTGGCCGCCGTCGCCGTCTTGGGACGGATCCCCATCGTCGGCGGGCTGGCCCAGTTTGCGGTGCTCCTCCTCGGTCTCGGGGCACTCGCAGCCGCACTCTACGAACTCCGCGGGGCCGACGACGGAGCGGACGCCGAAGACGTGGGTGCCGACCAAGCGACCCTTGCGGAGTAA
- a CDS encoding creatininase family protein has protein sequence MYVADRTWPELGEYVAEESVAIVPLGSTEQHGPHLPLATDHLIAEGLAREAADRTGFLCTPTVNVGVSPHHRQFHGTMWVDAPVFRDYVESMTRNLAYHGIDRVVFVNAHGGNVEHLREVGRRLRDDGTIYAVEWMWDESIPELVDEAFEFNGPHGGPKETAMIQHLAPELVRDDKLAAARDGGVRDVDDVEFLERYGARTFYDAIENSGNGVFGDQTDATPEIGERLFEAAADQLVRLLQWLDDQRIDDLLAPAHVDPQPGSRRPDRAGSGADGSR, from the coding sequence ATGTACGTCGCAGACCGAACCTGGCCGGAGCTCGGCGAGTACGTCGCCGAGGAGTCGGTTGCGATCGTCCCGCTCGGATCGACCGAACAGCACGGCCCGCACCTCCCGCTCGCAACCGACCACCTGATCGCCGAGGGACTGGCCCGCGAGGCCGCCGACCGGACGGGGTTCCTCTGTACCCCCACTGTGAACGTCGGCGTCAGCCCACACCACCGGCAGTTCCACGGCACGATGTGGGTGGACGCCCCCGTCTTCCGTGACTACGTCGAGTCGATGACCCGGAACCTCGCGTACCACGGGATCGACCGGGTCGTCTTCGTCAACGCCCACGGCGGCAACGTCGAACACCTCCGGGAGGTCGGCCGTCGGCTCCGCGACGACGGCACCATCTATGCGGTGGAGTGGATGTGGGACGAGTCGATCCCGGAGCTCGTCGACGAGGCCTTCGAGTTCAACGGCCCCCACGGCGGCCCGAAGGAGACCGCAATGATCCAGCATCTCGCCCCGGAACTCGTCCGCGACGACAAGCTTGCGGCCGCCCGCGACGGCGGCGTCCGCGACGTCGACGACGTCGAGTTCCTGGAGCGCTACGGCGCGCGGACGTTCTACGACGCGATCGAGAACTCCGGGAACGGCGTCTTCGGCGACCAGACCGACGCCACGCCCGAGATCGGCGAGCGGCTGTTCGAGGCGGCGGCCGACCAACTCGTGCGGCTCCTGCAGTGGCTCGACGACCAGCGGATCGACGACCTCCTGGCGCCGGCCCACGTCGATCCGCAACCGGGGAGTCGGCGTCCGGACCGGGCCGGTTCCGGCGCCGATGGGAGCCGCTAA
- a CDS encoding HalX domain-containing protein, with the protein MDGPTPQVLIVEDETDLADLYAIYLSDLYEVQTANDGRTALELVEDETDVVLLDRRMPDMTGDEVLSEIRSRGIDCRVAMITAVEPDLDIVEMPFDDYLVKPVTREDLHGLVEVLLRRAGYDERTQEFFQLASKKAALESTPDVSVEEESEYQELTARMEELREDLDETLSELTDDDFRQAFASFPDMDAEIDDDAAFGDETDS; encoded by the coding sequence ATGGACGGCCCCACACCCCAGGTCCTCATAGTCGAGGACGAAACCGACCTGGCGGACCTCTACGCCATCTACCTCTCGGATCTTTACGAGGTGCAGACGGCGAACGACGGCCGTACGGCGTTGGAGCTCGTCGAAGACGAGACCGACGTAGTCCTCTTAGACCGCCGGATGCCGGATATGACCGGCGACGAGGTGCTCTCGGAGATCAGATCCCGCGGGATCGACTGCCGTGTCGCGATGATCACGGCCGTCGAACCGGACCTCGACATCGTCGAGATGCCGTTCGACGATTACCTGGTCAAGCCCGTCACCCGCGAGGACCTCCACGGGCTCGTTGAGGTACTGCTCCGGCGCGCCGGGTACGACGAGCGAACTCAGGAGTTCTTCCAGCTCGCCTCGAAGAAGGCCGCCCTGGAATCGACCCCGGACGTCTCCGTCGAGGAGGAAAGCGAGTACCAGGAGCTCACCGCACGGATGGAGGAGTTGCGGGAGGACTTAGACGAGACGCTCTCCGAGCTGACCGACGACGACTTCCGACAGGCGTTCGCGTCGTTCCCCGATATGGACGCCGAGATCGACGACGACGCCGCTTTCGGCGACGAGACCGACTCCTGA
- a CDS encoding cryptochrome/photolyase family protein produces MTVWLLGDQLGPGVAPLDTADHVLLIEAHAFADRRRYHPQKLTLVFSAMRHFRDELRDRGYDVTYLRAETFGDGLDRYFETNPGDHLVGLRSPSHGADDRRRRLVEARGGTLTLVENDLFLTTREEFDAWADETGSGDDGSRTFRQEHWYRHVRRETGILMDGSDPVGGEWNYDDQNRETPPAEWTPPDVPRFEPDDITREVQTFVADRYDDHWGDPEGFVWPVTRTEALQALEHFVSVRLPEFGAYQDAMLDDEWALCHSLLSAALNLGLIRPREVVDAAVDTYESGSAPLNSVEGFVRQIVGWREFMRHVYRRSMPDLADANQLDQTEPLPPAYWTGETDMRCLSKAVEHVHDRGYAHHIERLMVLSNFALLYGVDPAELNEWFHLGFVDAYHWVTTPNVVGMGSFGTDVLSSKPYASSANYIDKMSDHCAACPYAKSKTTGENACPFNALYWDFLKRNEETLRGTGRMGLMYSHVDRKDDEEWAAIRDRAAELRARAEDGDL; encoded by the coding sequence ATGACAGTCTGGCTGCTCGGCGACCAACTCGGTCCCGGGGTCGCCCCGCTCGACACCGCCGATCACGTCCTCCTGATCGAGGCCCACGCCTTCGCGGACCGGCGTCGCTACCACCCGCAGAAGCTCACGCTGGTCTTTAGCGCGATGCGACACTTCCGCGACGAGCTCAGGGACCGCGGCTACGACGTTACCTACCTTCGAGCGGAGACGTTCGGCGACGGTCTCGATCGGTACTTCGAGACCAACCCGGGCGACCACCTGGTGGGGCTGCGGTCGCCGAGCCACGGCGCCGACGACCGGCGGCGTCGGCTCGTCGAGGCGCGGGGCGGCACGCTGACTCTCGTCGAGAACGACCTGTTTCTGACTACGCGCGAGGAGTTCGACGCGTGGGCCGACGAGACGGGCAGCGGCGACGATGGGTCGCGGACCTTCCGCCAGGAGCACTGGTACCGTCACGTCCGCCGGGAGACGGGCATCCTGATGGACGGTTCGGACCCGGTCGGCGGCGAGTGGAACTACGACGACCAGAACCGGGAGACGCCGCCGGCGGAGTGGACGCCGCCGGACGTGCCCCGGTTCGAGCCCGACGACATAACCCGGGAGGTCCAGACGTTCGTCGCCGACCGCTACGACGACCACTGGGGCGATCCCGAGGGGTTCGTCTGGCCAGTCACCCGGACGGAGGCGCTCCAGGCGCTGGAGCATTTCGTCTCGGTCCGGCTCCCGGAGTTCGGCGCCTACCAGGACGCGATGCTCGACGACGAGTGGGCGCTGTGTCACTCGCTGCTCTCGGCGGCGCTCAACCTCGGACTCATCCGTCCCCGAGAGGTCGTCGACGCCGCAGTCGACACCTACGAGTCGGGATCGGCCCCGCTCAACAGCGTCGAGGGGTTCGTCCGGCAGATCGTGGGGTGGCGGGAGTTTATGCGCCACGTCTACCGCCGGTCGATGCCGGACCTCGCCGACGCCAACCAACTCGACCAGACCGAGCCGCTCCCGCCGGCGTACTGGACCGGCGAGACCGATATGCGGTGTCTCTCGAAGGCCGTCGAACACGTCCACGACCGGGGGTACGCCCACCACATCGAGCGGCTGATGGTGCTGTCGAACTTCGCGCTGCTCTACGGCGTCGACCCCGCCGAACTCAACGAGTGGTTCCACCTGGGGTTCGTCGACGCCTACCACTGGGTGACCACGCCCAACGTCGTCGGGATGGGGTCGTTCGGGACCGACGTGCTCTCCTCGAAGCCGTACGCGTCGTCGGCGAACTACATCGACAAGATGAGCGACCACTGTGCGGCCTGTCCGTACGCGAAATCGAAGACCACCGGCGAGAACGCCTGCCCGTTCAACGCGCTCTACTGGGACTTCCTGAAGCGCAACGAGGAGACGCTCCGCGGGACCGGCCGGATGGGGCTGATGTACTCACACGTCGACCGGAAGGACGACGAGGAGTGGGCCGCGATCCGGGACCGCGCCGCGGAGTTGCGAGCGCGGGCCGAGGACGGCGACCTGTGA
- a CDS encoding cold-shock protein: MATGTVAFFNDTGGYGFIESEDSEEDVFFHMEDVGGPDLEEGQEVEFDIEQADKGPRATNLQRL; the protein is encoded by the coding sequence ATGGCGACAGGCACGGTTGCGTTCTTTAACGACACGGGCGGTTACGGTTTCATCGAAAGTGAGGATTCCGAGGAGGACGTCTTCTTCCACATGGAGGACGTCGGCGGTCCGGACCTCGAAGAAGGCCAGGAAGTGGAGTTCGACATCGAGCAGGCCGACAAGGGCCCGCGCGCGACGAACCTCCAGCGCCTGTAA
- a CDS encoding metal-dependent hydrolase, with protein MYRKGHYGVSLLVFAPVAFALLAVERADLAVVTGGAMLWLAMLPDLDHRIPGISHRGPTHSLLFAALVGGVFAAAGMALESVGGGVGSIAGLPIPVLGFVIGAFAVVAHLLGDALTPAGVNFLWPASTRTYTIGLCRADNTVANYGLFAVGVFAAGAAAYLGVTV; from the coding sequence GTGTACCGCAAGGGCCACTACGGCGTCTCGCTGCTCGTGTTTGCTCCGGTCGCGTTCGCACTGCTCGCAGTCGAGCGTGCGGACCTCGCGGTCGTCACCGGCGGCGCGATGCTCTGGCTGGCGATGCTTCCCGACCTCGACCACCGGATTCCCGGGATCTCCCACCGCGGACCGACCCACTCGCTGCTCTTCGCGGCGCTCGTGGGCGGAGTGTTCGCCGCTGCAGGGATGGCGCTGGAATCCGTCGGCGGCGGGGTGGGTTCGATCGCCGGACTCCCGATTCCGGTGCTGGGGTTCGTGATCGGCGCGTTCGCGGTCGTCGCACACCTGCTCGGGGACGCGTTGACACCGGCGGGGGTCAATTTCCTGTGGCCCGCCTCGACCCGCACCTACACGATCGGCCTCTGCCGGGCGGACAACACCGTCGCCAACTACGGGCTCTTCGCGGTCGGCGTCTTCGCCGCGGGAGCGGCCGCATATCTCGGCGTTACGGTCTGA
- a CDS encoding MBL fold metallo-hydrolase has product MITNLAAGVRAFTSNAFLVTGETTALVDSGANFDVVARIREQIDTLDRVYITHTHPDHVDNVPDVRTAFDVETWGYDPDHDLVDNAVADGDLVQIGDHDYEALHTPGHKSDHLCFHSEVSGVCFAGDLVFANGGVGRTDLPGGDFEALVASVDRLRAAVGDDLAALHVGHGPSATDAPLDDIEMAARSVRSR; this is encoded by the coding sequence GTGATCACGAACCTCGCAGCCGGCGTCCGGGCGTTCACCTCGAACGCGTTTCTGGTGACCGGGGAGACGACCGCGCTGGTGGATTCCGGCGCGAACTTTGATGTCGTCGCCCGCATCCGGGAGCAGATCGACACGCTCGATCGGGTCTACATCACGCACACCCATCCAGACCACGTCGACAACGTCCCCGACGTGAGGACCGCATTCGACGTCGAAACGTGGGGCTACGACCCCGATCACGACCTCGTCGACAACGCGGTCGCGGATGGCGACCTCGTTCAGATCGGCGACCACGACTACGAGGCGCTGCACACCCCGGGTCACAAGTCCGATCACCTCTGCTTCCATTCGGAGGTTTCGGGGGTCTGCTTCGCGGGCGACTTGGTGTTTGCAAACGGCGGGGTCGGCCGGACGGACCTCCCCGGCGGCGACTTCGAGGCCCTGGTCGCGAGCGTCGACCGGCTCCGAGCGGCCGTCGGCGACGACCTCGCCGCGCTCCACGTCGGTCACGGGCCGAGCGCGACCGACGCCCCACTCGACGACATCGAGATGGCTGCCCGCTCGGTTCGGTCCCGGTGA
- a CDS encoding DUF5827 family protein, which produces MPRPKSAFDTLYPYRLYEPEEVLDPDLMYTVPEIARLLQGIDPEVELAADAEDRVVAWTIPWLMAHAEELVINDPVGDEPGYFGLASEGRPADEIPDDIEDVHAPEDPE; this is translated from the coding sequence GTGCCCAGGCCCAAATCCGCCTTCGACACGCTGTACCCCTACCGGCTGTACGAACCCGAGGAAGTACTTGACCCCGACCTGATGTACACGGTCCCGGAGATCGCGCGGCTGCTCCAGGGGATCGACCCCGAGGTCGAGTTGGCTGCCGATGCCGAGGACCGGGTGGTCGCGTGGACGATCCCGTGGTTGATGGCCCACGCCGAGGAACTCGTCATCAACGATCCTGTGGGCGACGAACCGGGGTACTTCGGGCTGGCGAGCGAGGGGCGGCCCGCCGACGAGATCCCCGACGACATAGAGGACGTGCACGCGCCGGAAGATCCCGAATGA
- the folP gene encoding dihydropteroate synthase, with the protein MRTVDAAGLGIGDEQPPRIMGVLNVSKESPYDPSVFDDPGEAAAYVDEELIDEGADIVDVGLESANKRFEVLSADEELERLDTAVETLESVSGEAVFSIETRYHEVAEAALDRGYDMVNDICGFADPEMPRVCAEHDVAVGKMASPPDLTRPGAVEDVDDIYDALGRNGFTDKTIIDPAFGGWSEEKTLEDDRETFRRLREFRGLGYPILVSINRKNFLREVAGRSTEAALPVSLAATSMAVERGAHVIRTHDVAETRDAALIGKEFARRRVREAGDVSVEELDVTTPREAERHLDRVGVDDVAGSDATDAASVSGDAVVRVFEFDGLSDADIGALAAAATDADVTVVSGAGDADGGRSVLVFGTSRALSELDVGGGRSDALDGALATVGSAVR; encoded by the coding sequence ATGCGAACTGTGGACGCCGCCGGACTGGGGATCGGTGACGAGCAGCCGCCGCGGATCATGGGAGTTCTGAACGTCTCGAAGGAGTCGCCCTACGACCCGAGCGTCTTCGACGACCCGGGCGAGGCCGCCGCCTACGTCGACGAGGAACTCATCGACGAGGGCGCCGACATCGTCGACGTCGGCCTGGAGTCGGCCAACAAGCGCTTCGAGGTGCTCTCAGCCGACGAGGAGCTCGAACGGCTCGACACCGCCGTCGAGACCCTCGAAAGCGTCTCCGGGGAGGCCGTCTTCTCGATCGAGACCCGGTACCACGAGGTCGCGGAGGCCGCCCTCGACCGGGGGTACGATATGGTCAACGACATCTGCGGCTTCGCGGACCCCGAGATGCCGCGGGTGTGTGCGGAACACGACGTCGCCGTCGGGAAGATGGCGTCGCCGCCGGACCTGACGCGGCCGGGTGCGGTGGAGGACGTCGACGATATCTACGACGCCCTCGGGCGGAACGGCTTCACCGACAAGACCATAATCGATCCCGCCTTCGGGGGGTGGTCCGAGGAGAAGACCCTCGAAGACGACCGCGAGACCTTCCGGCGGCTCCGGGAGTTCCGCGGCCTCGGGTATCCAATCTTGGTGTCGATCAACCGCAAGAACTTCCTTCGGGAGGTCGCCGGCCGCTCGACCGAGGCGGCGCTGCCGGTCTCGCTGGCGGCGACGTCGATGGCGGTCGAACGCGGCGCACACGTGATCCGGACCCACGACGTCGCCGAAACACGGGACGCCGCGCTGATCGGCAAGGAGTTCGCCCGGCGCCGGGTCCGCGAGGCCGGCGACGTTTCGGTCGAGGAACTCGACGTGACGACGCCGCGCGAGGCGGAACGGCACCTCGACCGCGTCGGCGTCGACGACGTGGCCGGATCGGACGCGACGGACGCCGCGTCGGTCTCCGGCGACGCGGTCGTCCGGGTGTTCGAGTTCGACGGGCTCTCAGACGCCGACATAGGCGCGCTCGCCGCCGCCGCGACCGACGCCGACGTAACGGTCGTGTCGGGGGCGGGCGATGCCGACGGCGGGCGGTCGGTCCTCGTCTTCGGCACGTCGCGGGCGCTCTCCGAACTCGACGTCGGCGGAGGACGTAGCGACGCGCTGGACGGGGCGCTTGCGACTGTCGGCTCGGCCGTCAGATGA